In Desulfonatronum sp. SC1, the genomic stretch TGCGGCAACTGCTAATACGCCAATGGTTTGTATTCCTAGTTGCGACCATCCGCCACCATAAATAAGACCTTCTTCCACAGCAAACAAACCCACTGCAATGGTTCCAAAAGCACCGTTTAGTCCGTGAACTGTAATTGCACCTACAGGGTCGTCAATTCTAAGTACTTTATCGATAAGTTCGATTCCAAATACCAGAACAAAGCCAGAAAGAATACCAATAATAACAGCACCACCAGGAGAAACCACATCACAACCGGCAGTAATGGCAACTAATCCGCCAAGAGCACCGTTGAGTGTCA encodes the following:
- a CDS encoding ammonium transporter → MPGPNMVIGALGVFILWLGWFGFNPGSTLGASGDNVKDIAHIFVTTNLSAAAGAIVTMFITWKRYGKPDLSLTLNGALGGLVAITAGCDVVSPGGAVIIGILSGFVLVFGIELIDKVLRIDDPVGAITVHGLNGAFGTIAVGLFAVEEGLIYGGGWSQLGIQTIGVLAVAA